One stretch of Zingiber officinale cultivar Zhangliang chromosome 6B, Zo_v1.1, whole genome shotgun sequence DNA includes these proteins:
- the LOC121990225 gene encoding probable E3 ubiquitin-protein ligase RHC1A, which translates to MSLRHPSAAPRTCRLFWCYQCHRAVRLICSPSSDILCPRCYGRFLHEIDLPRPRLVIEFTPVHPFPPQQPHHFHHHPLFPPPNRRGYSDLDRLPRLNSNDPTARGGHPPPYLVSLPRPVHPNPRRPPTTVPVARPEDFYTGPNLNELIEDLTQNDRPGPPPAPSTAISALPTVNIADAHLTDGSQCPVCKEEFSLGEEAKQMPCKHVYHSDCIVPWLNLHNSCPVCRFQLPGSRQQENNATAAGANRGASSHPGGRWNWNTFFTLWPFGEQPSRTGNFPYRRRDENDNNTSNDFTVLPAFFLVSLCFLFFSFFL; encoded by the coding sequence ATGTCTCTGCGCCATCCCTCCGCTGCCCCTCGGACTTGCCGCCTCTTTTGGTGCTACCAGTGCCACCGCGCCGTCCGCCTCATCTGCTCTCCTTCCTCTGACATCCTTTGCCCCCGCTGCTACGGCCGCTTCCTCCACGAGATCGATCTCCCCCGCCCTCGTCTAGTCATCGAGTTCACACCCGTACACCCCTTCCCTCCTCAGCAGCCCCACCACTTCCACCACCACCCCCTCTTCCCCCCGCCCAATCGACGCGGTTACTCTGACCTCGACCGCCTCCCCCGCCTCAACTCCAATGATCCCACCGCCCGCGGTGGCCATCCTCCCCCGTACCTGGTCTCCCTTCCGAGGCCCGTCCATCCTAATCCACGCAGACCACCTACTACGGTACCAGTTGCACGACCGGAGGACTTCTACACCGGGCCTAATTTGAACGAGTTGATCGAGGATCTCACCCAGAACGACCGCCCGGGGCCACCGCCGGCGCCATCCACCGCCATCAGTGCCCTTCCGACGGTTAACATCGCCGACGCCCACCTCACCGACGGCTCCCAATGCCCTGTCTGCAAGGAAGAATTCTCCCTCGGCGAGGAGGCAAAGCAAATGCCCTGCAAGCACGTCTACCACTCCGACTGCATCGTGCCGTGGCTTAACCTACACAACTCCTGCCCGGTGTGCCGGTTTCAGCTTCCCGGCAGCCGGCAGCAAGAGAACAACGCAACTGCCGCCGGCGCAAACAGAGGTGCCAGCTCACATCCCGGGGGAAGATGGAACTGGAACACCTTCTTCACCCTGTGGCCTTTCGGAGAGCAGCCATCGCGAACCGGAAACTTCCCTTATCGGAGACGGGATGAGAACGACAACAATACGAGCAACGACTTCACTGTTCTTCCCGCATTCTTTCTCGTGTCTCTCTGTTTCCTCTTCTTCTCATTCTTTCTCTGA